CCGATGCGACCGGAAAAAGTGCTCGATCCTTTGCGATTGAAATCGCCTTCCAAACCATGACCTATGGCTTCATGCAACAACACGCCAGGCCAACCGGGGCCGAGCACGACCGTCATTACACCAGCCGGTGCCGGGCGGGCATCGAGATTGACCAAGGCCGATTTGACGGCTTCATCAGCAAATTTTTCCAGCAAGACATCGGAAAAGTAACTGTAATCATAGCGGCCACCGCCGCCACTCGAGCCCATTTCACGGCGACCATTCTGTTCGGCGATGACGGTCAGCGAAATCCGCACTAAAGGCCGCACATCCGCAGCAATGACGCCATCGCTGCGTGCCACCAAAATCACATCGTATTCGCCGGCCAGACCAGCCATGACTTGAACGATGCGCGGATCTTTGGCGCGAGCGATTTTTTCCAATTTTTCCAGTAAATTGACTTTTTCAGTGGCATCTAATGAAAGCAAGGGATCTTCGCGCAGATACAGATCGCGTCCGTGCACATCTTGCAGACTGCTGGCGACCTTGATTTTGCCATTGCCGCTGCGACCGATGGTGCGGGTAGCGCGGGCGGCTTCGGACAAGGCGCGCTCGGAAATTTCATCAGAATAAGAGAAGGCCGTTTTATCACCGGAAATGGCGCGCACGCCCACCCCTTGGTCGATGGAAAAGCTGCCGGTCTTGACGATGCCCTCTTCCAAGCTCCAGCTCTCGCTGCGGGTGAATTGGAAATACAGGTCGGCATAATCGACCTTATGCGTAAACATCGAACCGAGCACTTTGGACAGAGCTGTTTCATCCAAACCAAAGGGTGTCAATAAAATCTCGCGCGCAATGGCGAGGTGGTTCACAGCGGATTGAACTGTCGTCATGGATATTCACCGATACGAAAAACTGAAAAAAAATTTATAATGCGCCCAACGTATGGGGCATCTGCAATTAGGACATTGTATACAAAGCTGTCGGCACGCACCGTCGATCTCACAAACGACGATGTTGCCAAGCCGGCAGACTGGCCCTGACTTGGGCCAACACGGCCTCATCCAACACGCCGCCGACTACCCCTTCTCCTTCGTCGAGACAAGCCAGCACCTTGCCCCAAGGATCAATCAGCATGCTGTGCCCCCAAGTACGACGACCATTCAGATGCAGTCCACCTTGGCCACAAGCAAGCACATAGCATTGGTTTTCGATTGCGCGCGCACGCAACAATATCTCCCAATGGGCCGCCCCGGTGGTATGGGTAAACGCGGCCGGCACGAGCAGTAAACGGCAGTCGCCCAAGGCCCGATACAATTCGGGGAAACGTAGATCATAACAGATCGACAAACCGACTCGGCCCGCTTCGGTCTCAAAGCTGGCTACCTCATTGCCGGCAACGATAGTGCGGGCCTCTTGGTAAGATTCGCTGTCATTCTGAAAGCCGAACAAATGCATCTTGTCATAACGCGCGCAGCGCTGGCCGTCCGGTGCGTAGACCAGTGTGCTGTTGAGTACCTTGTCAACGGTACCAGACTGCAGCGCAATACTGCCGCCGACCAGCCATAATTTGAGCTCGCCTGCCAGCGCGGCCATAAAACCTTGTAAGGGGCCATGGCCATCGACCTCGGCAATCGCACATTTATCGGTTTCATGCAACCCTAACAGGGCCCAATACTCGGGCAACAAGACCAAGCGCGCGCCCTCAGCAGCAGCTTGACGGATCAAGCGCTCGGCCGTGGCCAGATTCTGTGCCGGATCGGGGCTGGAAACCATTTGAATCGCAGCTAATTTCATCATTCTGTCTTTCCTTTCAACAAATCCGGCGTCGGCGTCGGGGCCATCAGCGATTTCAGATCCTGATGGTCGATTTTTTTGACAATGGCATCATTCCACGGTCCGCTGATCATATATTCAAACGTGAAAGCCCGTGCCAAGGGTTCGCGCAAAAACAATTGCGCTAAAAATGTTCCCAGGCCGATCACCGGATTCACCGCCAAACCATACACCACCGAAGCGGCACCGGCATTAATGACCGGAATCACTACCACATGCAATTGCTGGGTTTCGCGCGCCATATCGGCACTACCACTGATGACGACCGTCGCGTTCACACCGCGCATCTTGAAGTTATCGGTCACGGCCACGCCTTGCTCGATGCGGGCGGTTCCGGTGAGGGCATCAAAGCCGAAGCCTTCGGAAAACACATCACGGAAATCGAGGCTCAAGCGACGCGGCAAAGATTGCATGCTCAATACGCCTAATAATTTCGCCGCACCGGGATCGACTTTCAAAAACTGGCCGCTGGCTAAGTCCAACTGCACCTGACCACGCATGCTGGCAATATCGATCGCGTAAGGCAAACCGCTCCAACTGACATCGCCTTGCAAGCGGCCACGGCCGCCTTTGATCACATTGGCAAAGCCCAGACGATTGAGCAGTTGCCCACTATTGGCCACCTCGAGCACGTAATCGAGCTCGGTGCTGCCAGCCCCGGCGCGTTTGCTCCACTTACCACTGGCCTTGAGTTCCGCATCAGGATTTTTCAAGATCACTTTCGCCAATTGCCATTCGCTCACTCCGGCAACGGTTTGGTTACTGGCCAAGAGCTCAAGCTTGCCTAATTTCTTATCAAACAATTCAAAATCATCGACAATGATATCCAAGGCAGGCAGCTGCGTTGCAGCACTACTACCCAGCATCAAATCACTGACATCAGACGCGGCGGAAGCGGGAATATTGAGTCGACTCAGACGCGCCGTGACCGTACCGGCACGCTGAGAGCTATTCCCATCGCTCCAACTCAGCTGGCCCGATACTTGATTTGAATCAACATTCGCCTGCCACACATTTTTTTGATGCGATAAGCCGACCGTCGCCTGATCAAGTTGCTTGCCGAATAAATGCAATTGCGCCGTCTTTAATGTCAGTGAGCTGACATCGAGATACGGCGCGATATCGACACTGCCGCGACTGTCACTGCCGTTCGCCACAGCAGTGCTCAAGAGCGTGCGCCATTCATCAACATTGAGCAGCGGAGTTTGAATATTCGCCACTATGCCAGTACGAAACTCCGGTGCGGCCACGCCGACACCAATACTGCCGCCGAGAATTTTCCAATTGGCCGTCTTCTCGCTGTCGCGCTGACGTTGATATCTTGCATGCAAGAGGTTACCCAAATGAATCGACCAATCATCCTGCAGTAGATTACCGTTAACTGGAGACAACAGTTCTATATGCAAGGGCACGATGCTGCTGGCAGATTTGCGCAAGGGAGAAGGAAAATTCAATGTCAGCCCTTGCAAGGCGGAATCAATCACAATTTCCGACGTTTGTTTTTTGACATTAACAGTAGTCACATACCGTGTCGCACCGCTGATTTTATCAGCCAAAGGTGCACGCACCGAAGCCGGCAGAAATTGCAGCAAACCTTCGGCGCTGGCGCTGCCGTCAAGCCGCACGCGGATACTCTCATCTTTTTGAGAACCACCACTGACTTGCAGCGCGCCACCGAGCGCATAGCCCTTAAGCGCACCGAGATTGACCCCACGTTCGTTGAATTCTATCTTACCATTGGCAGCCGTGACTTGCGGCAAACCCGGCTGTAATTGCACATCGTTATTGAACAACTGCAGTTGTCCCTGCACTTTGGCATCAATCAAATGGCGCAGTGGCAATTGCAATTTCAAGTGCAAAGCGGCCGCGCCAGCGCTCTTGGTTTCGCTTAAAAAGTGACTGAGCCAAGCATCAACCGGGCTGGCACCGACATAATTAAGCATATTTTGCAAACTGCTGCTGACTTGACCATCAATCGCCAATACCGCATTGGTACTCAGTAAATCCGGAATCACCGCACTCACCTTGTGCAAATCCGCGCTCAGCGTACTGGCGCTGTTGCCATCGATTTCCATGCGGGCGCGGTCAAATGCAAAATTCCCTTGTATCGCCTCAATCACCGGCCACAACGGCGCTTTCGCTCCATCCGCCAGTGCGCCAGCAGTAAAATCGAGGCGGCCGCCATGAATATTGCCTTTAACTAAGAACTCCCCCTTGCTACGCGCGCGCGCGTCGTTGGCCGAGAACGGAAAATACGCCAAGTCGCCGCGCAAGCGCAACTTCACCTCGTCGGCACGGCCATCGAGAATCGCTTTGGTCAGCCAATGCCGTAAGTCAGGTTCGGCGGCAGTGGGAATGAAGCGATCAAGCTGCTTGAGATCAAATCCATTGACCTGTGCATGCACATCGACCATGCCGGGCTCGCTCTGGCCGCGCGGTCCCAGCATGAAGCGGTGGCTGCCGCTCAGACTGGCATGCATGCCATCTTGCTGCAGATCGAGTTTTGCCACCTGAAATAATAATTGATCAGCACCAATAAATTTCCACTCGGCCTGCATCGTCAAACTCTGCAGCGGTATCGTCGGATCGATGAAGTAACCAGCCGTATTGAATGAGATATCGCGCGCGTCGAGGACAAACTGGCCGCCCTTATCGCTGGCATCAAGATGACCGGACAGATTTTCAAAACCTGGAATCGCCAGCAAAGCGACTTGGGCCGGTTCGCTTGCCGTTTTCGCGCGACTGGCTTGTGCCGCCTGCGCGCGCAGCGATAAATGTTCGAAACCACCCTTGAGGGTATAAGCGGCAATATGCGGATAACTGCCTAGCCAACTGGCACTGAAATTACGCAATTGACCACGCGGCGCGAAATCGCTGAGAACTTGTCGCTGATCAGCCGGCAAGGGCAGATGTCGGGCAAAATTGGCCAGCGTTTGTAAATCGAGGAAGGCCGCTGCGAGTTCGACTCGGTCGGGCTTGCCGTGGCTACCGGGGGTAAATTTTTCCGCCACGCTGGTAGGTGGCAAGACTTCACCATCCCGTGATCGCATGGTCAAATGTTGAATGGCAAACGCATGTCCGGCCGGGCCGAACACGGCCGGCAAGAGCTGCTTGGCCAAGCCGGCGGTTTCGCTGGCCACTACCCGTCCACTGATCACGGCCATATCGAGTAAAGGCAGGCTGGCATCGAGCCGGCCGCGCACGTCGGCCAGTTTGAGGTCGGCGGTCAAATCAGCCACGCGGCCGGCATCGAGACGCAGCCAGGCGCGCAGTGCCCCACTGCCACTCTCGATTTGCGCCGGATAATCGAAATAGGCCTTCATAGCCGCCAGATCAACATAGGCCATGTCGGCGTACACTTCGCCGCTCCACGACGAGATATCGCTGACTTTTTTGGCAAAGGCACGGTGGACAAAATCACCACGTAGATCAAGCGGTGCCGCCAGTGCTGCCGGTGGCGTGGCGCGCAGTGAAAACTGATGATGCCGCCAGCGATTCTGCCAGATCAAATTGAGCGCCGTAAAATGCACGGGGGGCGCTTGTAATTGTTGGTCATTCCAACTCAAGTCACCGTCACGTATCACGATTTGCCTCTGAGCAAGCAACCAATCCAAGCCCTGGCCATCACTATTACCATGCAAATCGATGGAAAAGCCGCCAACCGTCAACTTGCCATCGGCGCTACGTTGCATCGCCAAACTCGGCCGCAACAGCTCGATGCGCTCAAAACGCAAATCCAGCGCTGCCAGTGACCACCACGACAAGGTCGTGCGTACCTCCGGCAGTGCCAGCGCCGGCTTACCCTGCAGATCATGCAATACGAGCTCTTGCAACACCAGTTGCGGATTGAGACCTTGCCACGAAGCACGCAATGCTCCCATCTGTACCTCGCGTCCTATGGCATGGCTGATCAATTGTTCCACTTCGGTTTTGTAATCAGCCACATGAGGCAGCAACAGATAGCGTAAGCCGAGTAACACTATGCAAAAAAGAAAATACAGTATCAGCAAGCTGCGTAACAAGCAGCGCACACTGTGTGCGCACACGCGCGACACACACCGCAACCGGACCAGCAAACGACGGCCGAAGCCAGCGCGCAGCGGCGCAGCGGGAAGTTCTGTCATCATTGCGGGTGTTGACTGCCGTAGGCAGTATAGGTGAGCAAGTTCACCAAAAAATCCGCTGTCGTCAAGTTACAATCCTGTATTCAATTTACACATTAAGGTTACGACATCACTAAGGCGGCGCAATCGCTTAGAATGGAAGCACGGCCAGTCCATGACCGTCTTTTGCCACTCACTTCGTACCGACTATGATGCCTACCCTGCCCGCCTCGTCCGCTGCGTTGACCACGCCCAGTATCCTGATGGCGTCGAATTTTCTGCAGCGCTGGCTACAAGCCGCACCAGATCGGGCGGCAAGTTTAGCCGAATACTCCAGATTATCCTTGAGCCCGACTATTTTTGCTCAGATTTTACAAAAAGATATATCCCAGGGCGCCACACTCAACCAGGCTATGCGCCGTTTGCGCAATCTGCTGGTGTGCTGTCTGATACGGCGTGATCTCGAAGGCGCGGCGGATTTACGTGAGGTAATGATAACAATCAGCGACTTCGCTGATTTTGTAGTCAGCCAGCATCTCGCTGCCCTCAGCAGTGAAATGCAAAGCTTACACGGTAAGCCTGTCGGTGCCGACAGCGGCAAAGAACAGCAACTGATCGTGCTGGGCATGGGCAAGCTCGGTGGCCGCGAATTGAATGTCTCCTCCGATATCGATCTGATTTTTTGCTATGCCGAAGACGGCGATACCGCTGCTGGCGAGGGACAGCGCGGCTTATCGAACCATGAGTACTTCAACCGCCTCGGTAAAAAACTGATCGCCGCGATTTCCGAAGTGACGGCCGACGGTTTCAGCTTTCGGGTCGATATGGCGCTGCGTCCCAATGGTGGCTCCGGTCCGCTGGTAGCGAGCTTCGGCATGGTCGAGGAATATTTTTTGATACAGGGACGCGAATGGGAACGTTACGCTTGGGTCAAAGCGCGTGCCTTGACCGGGTCAGCCGACGACATCGCCGCGCTGGAAAAAATCATCGTCCCGTTTGTGTATCGCCGCTACCTCGACTACGGTGCCATCGATTCCTTGCGTGCCATGCACGGACAAATCCGCGCCGAAGTGGTGCGTCAAGAAACCCGTCATCCGGAACGCAGCAATAATGTCAAACTCGGCCGTGGCGGCATTCGTGAAGTCGAATTTCTGGCCCAAGTATTTCAACTCATACGCGGCGGCCGCGATCTCAGCCTGCGCGACCGCGCCACCTGCGCCACCTTGCACACCTTGGCTGACAAAGGCACCCTCGACAGCGACATGGTGCAGCAACTATTACAATCCTACACCTTTCTGCGCAATCTCGAACACCGCTTGCAATACCTCAACGATGCGCAAACCCATACCTTCCCAGTCGCACCTGGCGATCAACAACAAATTGCCGTCATGATGGGCTGTGCCGATGTCGCGCAATTGTTGGCACAATTACAGCCGCATCGCGCCTTGGTCGCCGAACAATTCGACGCGATTTTCGGCGCTAAGGCCAGCAACGAAGCAGAAAGCGAACAAATCGTACTGGCCGCCAATCTGTCAACACCCGAGCAACAAGAGATTCTGAGCACCCAATTGGCAGCGGCCGGCTTTATCGACTCGCTCGGCGCGGCACGGCGGCTGATCGCGACTTGGCAATCGGCAAGAATGCAAGCGCTGTCCGAAGCCAGCCGCAACAAACTGCTGGCCTTACTCAACCAAGCCATCCACCTGGTCGGTCTGCAACAA
The sequence above is drawn from the Undibacterium sp. CCC3.4 genome and encodes:
- the tldD gene encoding metalloprotease TldD yields the protein MTTVQSAVNHLAIAREILLTPFGLDETALSKVLGSMFTHKVDYADLYFQFTRSESWSLEEGIVKTGSFSIDQGVGVRAISGDKTAFSYSDEISERALSEAARATRTIGRSGNGKIKVASSLQDVHGRDLYLREDPLLSLDATEKVNLLEKLEKIARAKDPRIVQVMAGLAGEYDVILVARSDGVIAADVRPLVRISLTVIAEQNGRREMGSSGGGGRYDYSYFSDVLLEKFADEAVKSALVNLDARPAPAGVMTVVLGPGWPGVLLHEAIGHGLEGDFNRKGSSTFSGRIGERVAAKGVTVVDDGTLQDRRGSLNVDDEGNPTQYNTLIEDGILKGYMQDTMNARLMKTAVTGNARRESFAHLPMPRMTNTYMLAGDKDPEEILASVKHGLYAVNFGGGQVDITNGKFVFSASEAYMIENGKISYPVKGATLIGNGPEVLNHVSMIGNDMRLDSGVGVCGKEGQSLPVGVGQPSLRIEGLTVGGTA
- a CDS encoding carbon-nitrogen hydrolase family protein, translating into MMKLAAIQMVSSPDPAQNLATAERLIRQAAAEGARLVLLPEYWALLGLHETDKCAIAEVDGHGPLQGFMAALAGELKLWLVGGSIALQSGTVDKVLNSTLVYAPDGQRCARYDKMHLFGFQNDSESYQEARTIVAGNEVASFETEAGRVGLSICYDLRFPELYRALGDCRLLLVPAAFTHTTGAAHWEILLRARAIENQCYVLACGQGGLHLNGRRTWGHSMLIDPWGKVLACLDEGEGVVGGVLDEAVLAQVRASLPAWQHRRL
- a CDS encoding YhdP family protein; translated protein: MTELPAAPLRAGFGRRLLVRLRCVSRVCAHSVRCLLRSLLILYFLFCIVLLGLRYLLLPHVADYKTEVEQLISHAIGREVQMGALRASWQGLNPQLVLQELVLHDLQGKPALALPEVRTTLSWWSLAALDLRFERIELLRPSLAMQRSADGKLTVGGFSIDLHGNSDGQGLDWLLAQRQIVIRDGDLSWNDQQLQAPPVHFTALNLIWQNRWRHHQFSLRATPPAALAAPLDLRGDFVHRAFAKKVSDISSWSGEVYADMAYVDLAAMKAYFDYPAQIESGSGALRAWLRLDAGRVADLTADLKLADVRGRLDASLPLLDMAVISGRVVASETAGLAKQLLPAVFGPAGHAFAIQHLTMRSRDGEVLPPTSVAEKFTPGSHGKPDRVELAAAFLDLQTLANFARHLPLPADQRQVLSDFAPRGQLRNFSASWLGSYPHIAAYTLKGGFEHLSLRAQAAQASRAKTASEPAQVALLAIPGFENLSGHLDASDKGGQFVLDARDISFNTAGYFIDPTIPLQSLTMQAEWKFIGADQLLFQVAKLDLQQDGMHASLSGSHRFMLGPRGQSEPGMVDVHAQVNGFDLKQLDRFIPTAAEPDLRHWLTKAILDGRADEVKLRLRGDLAYFPFSANDARARSKGEFLVKGNIHGGRLDFTAGALADGAKAPLWPVIEAIQGNFAFDRARMEIDGNSASTLSADLHKVSAVIPDLLSTNAVLAIDGQVSSSLQNMLNYVGASPVDAWLSHFLSETKSAGAAALHLKLQLPLRHLIDAKVQGQLQLFNNDVQLQPGLPQVTAANGKIEFNERGVNLGALKGYALGGALQVSGGSQKDESIRVRLDGSASAEGLLQFLPASVRAPLADKISGATRYVTTVNVKKQTSEIVIDSALQGLTLNFPSPLRKSASSIVPLHIELLSPVNGNLLQDDWSIHLGNLLHARYQRQRDSEKTANWKILGGSIGVGVAAPEFRTGIVANIQTPLLNVDEWRTLLSTAVANGSDSRGSVDIAPYLDVSSLTLKTAQLHLFGKQLDQATVGLSHQKNVWQANVDSNQVSGQLSWSDGNSSQRAGTVTARLSRLNIPASAASDVSDLMLGSSAATQLPALDIIVDDFELFDKKLGKLELLASNQTVAGVSEWQLAKVILKNPDAELKASGKWSKRAGAGSTELDYVLEVANSGQLLNRLGFANVIKGGRGRLQGDVSWSGLPYAIDIASMRGQVQLDLASGQFLKVDPGAAKLLGVLSMQSLPRRLSLDFRDVFSEGFGFDALTGTARIEQGVAVTDNFKMRGVNATVVISGSADMARETQQLHVVVIPVINAGAASVVYGLAVNPVIGLGTFLAQLFLREPLARAFTFEYMISGPWNDAIVKKIDHQDLKSLMAPTPTPDLLKGKTE
- the glnE gene encoding bifunctional [glutamate--ammonia ligase]-adenylyl-L-tyrosine phosphorylase/[glutamate--ammonia-ligase] adenylyltransferase, which codes for MPTLPASSAALTTPSILMASNFLQRWLQAAPDRAASLAEYSRLSLSPTIFAQILQKDISQGATLNQAMRRLRNLLVCCLIRRDLEGAADLREVMITISDFADFVVSQHLAALSSEMQSLHGKPVGADSGKEQQLIVLGMGKLGGRELNVSSDIDLIFCYAEDGDTAAGEGQRGLSNHEYFNRLGKKLIAAISEVTADGFSFRVDMALRPNGGSGPLVASFGMVEEYFLIQGREWERYAWVKARALTGSADDIAALEKIIVPFVYRRYLDYGAIDSLRAMHGQIRAEVVRQETRHPERSNNVKLGRGGIREVEFLAQVFQLIRGGRDLSLRDRATCATLHTLADKGTLDSDMVQQLLQSYTFLRNLEHRLQYLNDAQTHTFPVAPGDQQQIAVMMGCADVAQLLAQLQPHRALVAEQFDAIFGAKASNEAESEQIVLAANLSTPEQQEILSTQLAAAGFIDSLGAARRLIATWQSARMQALSEASRNKLLALLNQAIHLVGLQQDNQLSCWHRLLDFMEAIARRSAYLALLTEYPHALARVVRMMGASDWAAGFLIRHPILLDELLDQSALHQRPDWHAFEIELQSQLQQQAGDTERQMETLRELHHAQQFRLLAQDLEGQISVEHLADDLSQLADIIVAATLQAAWETIASRHLPVPRFAVIAYGKLGGKELSYASDLDVIFLYQDEDAEAPANYAKLAQRFITWMTCHTPAGILFDIDIALRPDGASGLLVSSLASFARYQEQSAWLWEHQALTRARWCAGDATIGLAFEQMRHQLLCRVREPQQLAQEVIKMRQKMRDANPAQDHYFDLKHAAGGMIDIEFMVQYLLLKHAHDYPQLSANVGNIALLQRCGELGLIPLQAAQDCATAYRLLRRLQHSSRLQGQDRARVAPEKVTAAVTASQQLWFTLFGENKRADA